From Pelagibacterium flavum:
GCGAGGAGGCTATCGCGCTGGGGCTTTTGACCGGCGAAGAGTTCGATGCCGAGGTGCGGCCCGAACAGATGGTTGGGCCGATTTCGGTCAAGAAATAAGAGACGAGAGGGCCGGTCAATGACCGGCCTTTTTTCTGGTCAAATCGGGGGTTTTGAGGCAGGGTCGCGGTCATGAGACCTCCCATTGGACGGAACCCATCAATGTTCGTGCCGCCGCTTCTGGCCCTGCCTTTGATCGTTTACAATCTAATGGCGCTGTTCGGTTTTGCCGACGGTGCTGCCTGGATGTCGCCACTGACCACGATTTCGATGGTTTCGGGTGGCGTGTGGGTGCTGAGCGTTGGAGACGTTTTCGTTCTCGTCTCGCTGCTGCTGTTGTTTGGCGAAATCCTCAAATCGACGCGGTTCGGCAATGCATCGGTGGTCGATCACATGCTCTCTACTGCCGTGTTCGTCATCTGCCTCGTGGAATTCCTGCTTGTCGGTTATGCGGCCACGTCGGTGTTTTTTATCCTGATGGTGATGGCGCTTATCGACGTGATCGCCGGATTTACCGTTTCTATCCGCGCCGCGGCGCGGGACGTTCAGTTCGGTGGCGTCGAATAGATCAGGCCGAGACCGATTTGCGGTAGCCCATGGGGATGCGCTTGAGATCGCTGGTTTCGGCCGAGCGATAGAACCGGCTGGCCTGGGTTTCCCGAGATGCCGAAGCCGGCGTGCCGGCACGGGCGGATTCGATCAGCTGGGCGAGGAAGGCGGCCGGGGGCGCTGAGCCGGCCAGGGACGGCCGGGCGCGCGGAACGGAGAGGCTGACGGGGAGATGGTGTCCCGAAATCGTCCGTTTTTCTGGCTTGCTCGTGTCCACTTGCGCGGTTCCGTTTCAAAGTGGGACATGTGTCCCGTTCTGGCACGCACCCGGTGCCCTTCTTCCCCAGACGTCGCAATCGCCATGCCAGTTGGCAATGTTTTGTTAACGATTGCCACAGGCAAACCGGCATATGGTTAACGGCGGAGACGGGTTTTGGTTCTGGGCGGAGAGCGCGGTTAACGAACCGGTAAGGGATGCGCCGCAATTTCGCGGCTTTGTTGCGCTTTGAGGGGGCGAGAGTTTTCCCGGACGAGAGAGGCCGAACCCATGACCCCACAGATAGCTCCCGCCCGCCTGAGTGCCGCTGCGTTCCTATTGATCTGCATGGGCGCGCTGGCCGCCTGTTCGGGAGCTCCCTCGACGGGCGGCGGGCTGGCGCCCGGCCTTGTCGCCCAGATCAACGCGCCGGGGGCGCAGATGGACCGGTCGGCGGCGCTGGGGATCATCAACCAGTATCGCGCGACGCGCGGTGTGGCTCCGTTAAGCCCAGATCCGGCGCTCGATGCGCAGGCTCAGACCGTTGCGGCGCAATATGCGAGCACGGGCAACCCTCCGGCCCGCCCTGCAGGGGCAACCAATATGCGGCTATCGGCCGGCTATACCAATTTCGCGGAAACCTTCTCGGGCTGGCGCAACAGCCCGGCCGACGCAGACGTTCTGGCGCTGGCCGACGCGCGGCGTGCCGGGTTTGCCGCCGTATATGATCCCAATTCGGCCTATGGCACACATTGGGTGATGCTGCTGGGGCAATAGTGGCCCCCCCGACACACGAAGCGACCGGAAGCGCTGAAAGCCTCTAGGCGTTCTCGATGAGCCGCTTGCGCAGTTCGGACCGGGGACAGATGAGCTTGTTCTCGAGGCTGTCGAAATCGACTCGGGTCAGAAATTCTATGGCAAAGCCGGGGTCGAGCAAGCGCACGACGCGGCCGACCACTGTTCCCAGAGCCATCGGCATGCCGATGGTGACGTCGAGATCAGCGGAAATGGCGGCGCCGGTCATCGAGATGTCGATCACGAAGCAATCGATCATCACGCCATCGGCCAGGATAATGGTCGATTGGGGATCCTTGGGCGTGATACGCCGGTAGCGGCGGTTGTCGGAAACTTCGTAGTTCTTGTGCTTTTCGAGCCATTGGACGTGGGAGGCGAGGCGTTCGCGTTCCTCATCGGTCATATCGAGCGACATGGTAAAGCCAAAACCCATGGGCCGGGTGATCTGGCCGCGCAGGACGCCGAATTCGTCGAAATGGGCGGTCACCCAATCCCCAACCGCACCGCCGATCGGTGCCGCCATGGACATGGTCACTGGCGAAATGCGTTGCACGCGGCACGCGAAATAGGGTGTCTTGCCGTTTGCGCTCGTCCACTTTTCGAGGTGATATCGCCCGGGCATATTGGTCATGAGCCGCAGGCGATCGTCCATTCGGGGGCGGCTCATTGGAGCCGCGAGGTTTTTCCCCTGTGTCATGGTATTGCTCCGCCAAGAGGAACTTACCTTATAGTATTAATCCTTAATAAATATTGTCTTTAAGCATTTACCTATTATGGCAGTCGTCTTTCTGCCCCTGTTGAGCGTCCTTGGGAGAGTAAAGTTGTGAGTGATACTGTTGTCGATGCGCGCGGGCTCAAATGTCCGCTGCCGGTGCTCAAGCTTGAAAAGGCGTTGGTCGGGGTCGGGGCGGGGGAGACGATCGCCGTGCTTGCAACCGATCCCGTCGCACGGATCGACATACCGCTCTATTGCCGGCAGCAGGGGCTGGCGCTGGATATCAGCCAAGAGGGCGCAGCCGTTCGATATGTGGTGACCAAGTCGCCAGCCGCGGGGTAGTCGCGTCAGGGAGCGGGGGTCAGCGAGACGATCGAGGAATCGCCAAAACCTGTCGACAGGGTCTGATCGGGCAGGCTGTCGGCCGCCATGGCAGCCGTTCCGGGCCTTGGACGGGGCAGGGGCACATCGGCCAGCCGACCAAGGGTGGCAATGGTATGGGTGGGGGGAACGATGGTATCGTTAAGATAGGAAATCTGGCCATCGAGCCCGGCAGAAAAGATCTCGGCGCGTTGCTCGGAGTATTGGGATGCGTTGGCGCCGCAGATATCGGGGCGCATGTCGACGGGCAGAAGTCCGGGTTGGTTGACGACCGCGTTGACGGTTTTACCGGTGCCGCGATAGCCGCCGGCAAAACCGGAAAACAGCATCTGGGCGGTCATCTCCCCGCGTTCGCGCGAGGAACTGGCGCCCAAGGTTATGGCCATCAACTGGCGTCCGCCGCGGGTTACCGTGGCGACGATGTTGAGACCGGAGGCGCAGACATAGCCGGTCTTCATGCCATCGGTGCCGGCAAAGCCGGTCAAAAGCTCGTTGTTGGAATGGGACCGCGAATCGCCGAGCGCCACGGTGCGGGTGGAAAACAGCGCATCATACTGGGGAAAGCGCGCCTTGATGGTGAGCGCGATCATGGCGATGTCGCGCGCGGTGGTGACCTGGGCGGGGTCGTGCAGGCCGTGGGGATTGACGAAATGGGTGCCGCTCAGTCCCATGATCGCGGCGCGGGCGTTCATCATCTCGACAAAGGCCGGTTCGCTGCCGGCGATGGTTTCGCCTATGGCAACGGCAATGTCATTGGCCGATTTGACGACGAGCATATAGAGCGCGTCCTCGAGCGTGATTGCCGTACCTTCGGGCAGGCCCAGCCTGGAAGGCTCCACCGACAGAGCATTGGCTGAAGTGATGACCGGGGTGGAGAGCGTTGCCTGTCCGGTTTCAATCGCCTCAAAGGCGATGAGCGCGGTCATCAGCTTGGTGAGCGAAGCGGGATGCCAGGGAATACCGGCTTCGTTCTCGTACAGCACCTCGTTGGTGCGCATGTCGATGAGCAGTTGAGGAAGCGCGAAAGCGTTGACGGCGGTGGCGGCAAGAATACCGAAAACCAGAAGGCAAATGGACAGCAATCGCCGGACAGACTGCACCGCGCTCACTCCGTTATCGTTTCGCTGGAGCATGATCGGGCCCGATGGAATCGGTCCGGAGCTCCAAGGTTTTGCTTTGTCGTGCGGCCGAACCGAAAAAGTCCGCAACGCTTTCTGGCCGCACGCCGGTGATCGGATTGATCCATAACAGGGCAAATTTGGCTAAACAATGCCCGCCTGCCATGGCGGAGATTTCTTGCCCGGCCTTTTGCACCCGGCCAAGGGTTCCCTTTGGTAACCAGGGGTATTATATGTACCTTAAATCAATCTGGAAGGTCTTGTGGCCATGGCCAATGTCGAGCCTGACGAAGCAGCCGTATGCACGGCAATGGGGGACATCCTCAACCGGATCGGCGACAAATGGAGCGTGATGGTGGTGGGTCGGCTCAAGGGCGGCACCATGCGGTTTTCCGAGTTGCGCCGGGCCATCGACGGGGTTTCCCAGCGTATGCTGACACTCACCCTGCGCAATCTGGAGCGCGACGGGCTGGTAACGCGCACCGTTTACGCAGAAATCCCGCCGCGGGTGGAATATACGCTGACGGAAATGGGCTGCACGCTCAC
This genomic window contains:
- a CDS encoding CAP domain-containing protein, encoding MTPQIAPARLSAAAFLLICMGALAACSGAPSTGGGLAPGLVAQINAPGAQMDRSAALGIINQYRATRGVAPLSPDPALDAQAQTVAAQYASTGNPPARPAGATNMRLSAGYTNFAETFSGWRNSPADADVLALADARRAGFAAVYDPNSAYGTHWVMLLGQ
- a CDS encoding PilZ domain-containing protein; translated protein: MSRPRMDDRLRLMTNMPGRYHLEKWTSANGKTPYFACRVQRISPVTMSMAAPIGGAVGDWVTAHFDEFGVLRGQITRPMGFGFTMSLDMTDEERERLASHVQWLEKHKNYEVSDNRRYRRITPKDPQSTIILADGVMIDCFVIDISMTGAAISADLDVTIGMPMALGTVVGRVVRLLDPGFAIEFLTRVDFDSLENKLICPRSELRKRLIENA
- a CDS encoding sulfurtransferase TusA family protein, which codes for MSDTVVDARGLKCPLPVLKLEKALVGVGAGETIAVLATDPVARIDIPLYCRQQGLALDISQEGAAVRYVVTKSPAAG
- a CDS encoding D-alanyl-D-alanine carboxypeptidase family protein gives rise to the protein MLQRNDNGVSAVQSVRRLLSICLLVFGILAATAVNAFALPQLLIDMRTNEVLYENEAGIPWHPASLTKLMTALIAFEAIETGQATLSTPVITSANALSVEPSRLGLPEGTAITLEDALYMLVVKSANDIAVAIGETIAGSEPAFVEMMNARAAIMGLSGTHFVNPHGLHDPAQVTTARDIAMIALTIKARFPQYDALFSTRTVALGDSRSHSNNELLTGFAGTDGMKTGYVCASGLNIVATVTRGGRQLMAITLGASSSRERGEMTAQMLFSGFAGGYRGTGKTVNAVVNQPGLLPVDMRPDICGANASQYSEQRAEIFSAGLDGQISYLNDTIVPPTHTIATLGRLADVPLPRPRPGTAAMAADSLPDQTLSTGFGDSSIVSLTPAP
- a CDS encoding winged helix-turn-helix transcriptional regulator, with translation MANVEPDEAAVCTAMGDILNRIGDKWSVMVVGRLKGGTMRFSELRRAIDGVSQRMLTLTLRNLERDGLVTRTVYAEIPPRVEYTLTEMGCTLTGPIGALWDWAAEHQDQVAQARAVYDRAQAGAEEPERRRA